A window of Amycolatopsis australiensis contains these coding sequences:
- a CDS encoding multicopper oxidase family protein: protein MTEIIERPATTGPITAPNWGLTKFLDPLPVPPVFRPRGRETITIPMITKQQKLHSELPPSTLWTYAGHFPGPTIEVRSGKELRISWSNEIDGVFPLVAVQGPVGDAPTSRPGRELDRPGYSIVDGVADLPAWTVVHLHGARTNAGNDGWAHNAGLKGTSQLAEYPNRQQAMPLWYHDHAMAITRFNVHTGLAGMYLVRDDEEDALGLPHGDREIPLVISDRNFDIDPATGALTGQLLYKFPYVPNGPMIPFSGPFTLVNGVIWPHVDVDARWYRFRLLNASNSRFYTLNLVDEDNVPQNDAVRLIGTDGGLLPAPARLPGGGLTVAPAERFDVLIDFSRFRGQQLKLRNADPRLGTVEPDVLQFRVDGRAKHDSFRLPEKVSSSYVRLQHGTTLPEDHDHVWVALLLNADGHPEMWDLEEVDADPGGAGIIQLRDPNGGLKTFRMNGRLFDDTTGIFIDHDRWAVWNIVHVANGGPAHPIHIHLTEFQALFRRSFTTTFDQAAGRTTTPLDGFTDVPLEKYEEGWKDTIIVNPGQWVSVAGQFGGGTGEFMFHCHILDHEDEGMMRPFVVHPPEVAKFHVHPGGGHHHDG, encoded by the coding sequence ATGACCGAAATCATCGAGCGCCCGGCGACGACCGGGCCGATCACCGCGCCGAACTGGGGACTCACCAAGTTCTTGGACCCACTGCCGGTGCCACCCGTGTTCCGGCCGCGCGGCCGGGAAACGATCACCATTCCGATGATCACCAAACAGCAGAAGCTGCACTCGGAATTGCCGCCGAGCACGTTGTGGACGTACGCGGGACATTTCCCGGGTCCGACGATCGAAGTGCGCAGCGGCAAGGAGCTGCGGATTTCGTGGTCGAACGAAATCGACGGCGTGTTCCCGTTGGTCGCCGTTCAGGGCCCGGTCGGCGACGCGCCCACCAGCCGTCCGGGCCGGGAGCTGGACCGGCCGGGCTACTCGATCGTCGACGGCGTCGCCGACCTGCCGGCGTGGACGGTCGTCCACCTGCACGGCGCGCGGACCAACGCGGGCAACGACGGCTGGGCGCACAACGCGGGCCTGAAGGGCACGTCGCAGCTGGCGGAGTACCCGAACCGCCAGCAGGCGATGCCGCTCTGGTACCACGACCACGCCATGGCGATCACGCGGTTCAACGTCCACACGGGCCTGGCCGGGATGTACCTGGTCCGCGACGACGAGGAGGACGCGCTCGGCCTGCCGCACGGCGACCGCGAGATCCCGCTGGTCATCAGCGACCGCAACTTCGACATCGACCCGGCGACCGGCGCGCTGACCGGGCAGCTGCTCTACAAGTTCCCGTACGTGCCGAACGGCCCGATGATCCCGTTCTCCGGACCGTTCACGCTGGTCAACGGCGTGATCTGGCCGCACGTGGACGTCGACGCCCGGTGGTACCGCTTCCGCCTGCTCAACGCGTCCAACTCGCGGTTCTACACGCTGAACCTGGTCGACGAGGACAACGTGCCGCAGAACGACGCCGTCCGCCTGATCGGCACGGACGGCGGCCTGCTGCCCGCGCCGGCCCGGCTGCCGGGTGGCGGGCTGACCGTCGCGCCGGCCGAGCGGTTCGACGTGCTGATCGACTTCAGCCGCTTCAGGGGGCAGCAGCTGAAGCTCCGCAACGCCGACCCGCGGCTGGGCACGGTCGAGCCGGACGTGCTGCAGTTCCGGGTGGACGGCCGCGCGAAGCACGATTCGTTCCGGCTTCCCGAGAAGGTCTCGTCGTCCTACGTCCGGCTGCAGCACGGCACGACGCTGCCGGAAGACCACGACCACGTCTGGGTCGCGCTGCTGCTCAACGCCGACGGGCACCCGGAGATGTGGGACCTCGAGGAGGTCGACGCGGACCCGGGCGGCGCGGGGATCATCCAGCTGCGGGACCCGAACGGCGGGCTGAAGACGTTCCGGATGAACGGGCGGCTCTTCGACGACACCACGGGCATCTTCATCGACCACGACCGGTGGGCGGTGTGGAACATCGTGCACGTCGCGAACGGCGGCCCGGCGCACCCGATCCACATCCACCTGACGGAGTTCCAGGCGCTGTTCCGGCGGAGCTTCACCACGACGTTCGACCAGGCCGCCGGGCGGACCACGACGCCGCTCGACGGCTTCACCGACGTCCCGCTGGAGAAGTACGAGGAAGGCTGGAAGGACACGATCATCGTGAACCCGGGCCAGTGGGTGAGCGTCGCCGGGCAGTTCGGCGGCGGAACCGGCGAGTTCATGTTCCACTGCCACATCCTCGACCACGAGGACGAGGGCATGATGCGCCCGTTCGTGGTGCACCCGCCGGAGGTGGCGAAGTTCCACGTCCACCCGGGCGGCGGCCACCACCACGACGGCTGA
- a CDS encoding NAD-dependent malic enzyme, whose protein sequence is MPVPGPGYSITVRVEAPASSTAAGDLTTAVGRVGGVLTAFDVVESHSDSIVVDISANALSENHANDITQTLDSLPGVKVRKVSDRTFLIHLGGKIEVTPKVALRNRDDLSRAYTPGVARVCQAIANNPEDARRLTIKRNTVAVLTDGSAVLGLGNIGPAAALPVMEGKAALFKKFADVDAWPVCLDTQDTEEIILIAKALAPVYAGINLEDIAAPRCFEIEKRLREQLDIPVFHDDQHGTAIVVVAALRNALRVVGKNIEDCKIVVSGVGAAGSAIIRLLLHKNPGDIVAADIDGIVHSARGNLDDNLAWIASHTNKQQVSGTLHEALNGADVFIGVSAPNLFGAEQVATMNKDAVVFALANPDPEVDPLEAQKHAAVVATGRSDFPNQINNVLAFPGVFRGLLDAHAHNIDDTMLLAAADAIADVVDNGKLNASFIVPSVFDSAVAPAVAEAVRKAVRAEQG, encoded by the coding sequence ATGCCGGTTCCCGGTCCCGGATATTCGATCACCGTCCGGGTAGAGGCCCCGGCCTCGTCCACCGCGGCCGGTGACCTCACCACCGCCGTCGGGCGCGTGGGCGGCGTCCTGACCGCGTTCGACGTCGTCGAGTCGCACTCCGACTCGATCGTGGTCGACATCAGCGCCAACGCGCTGTCGGAGAACCACGCGAACGACATCACGCAGACCCTGGACTCGCTGCCGGGTGTCAAGGTCCGCAAGGTCTCCGACCGGACGTTCCTGATTCACCTCGGCGGCAAGATCGAGGTCACGCCCAAGGTCGCGCTCCGCAACCGTGACGACCTCTCCCGCGCGTACACGCCCGGCGTCGCCCGCGTCTGCCAGGCGATCGCGAACAACCCCGAGGACGCGCGCCGCCTGACGATCAAGCGCAACACGGTCGCGGTGCTCACCGACGGCTCCGCGGTGCTCGGCCTCGGCAACATCGGCCCGGCCGCCGCGCTGCCGGTGATGGAGGGCAAGGCGGCGCTGTTCAAGAAGTTCGCCGACGTCGACGCGTGGCCGGTCTGCCTCGACACCCAGGACACCGAAGAGATCATCCTGATCGCGAAGGCGCTGGCCCCGGTGTACGCGGGCATCAACCTCGAGGACATCGCCGCGCCGCGCTGCTTCGAGATCGAGAAGCGGCTGCGCGAGCAGCTCGACATCCCGGTGTTCCACGACGACCAGCACGGCACGGCGATCGTCGTCGTGGCCGCGTTGCGCAACGCCCTGCGCGTGGTCGGGAAGAACATCGAGGACTGCAAGATCGTGGTCAGCGGCGTCGGCGCGGCCGGCTCGGCGATCATCCGCCTGCTGCTGCACAAGAACCCGGGCGACATCGTCGCCGCGGACATCGACGGCATCGTCCACTCCGCCCGCGGCAACCTCGACGACAACCTGGCCTGGATCGCGTCGCACACGAACAAGCAGCAGGTCAGCGGCACCCTGCACGAGGCGCTGAACGGCGCGGACGTGTTCATCGGGGTCTCGGCGCCCAACCTGTTCGGCGCCGAGCAGGTCGCCACGATGAACAAGGACGCGGTGGTCTTCGCGCTGGCCAACCCGGACCCGGAGGTCGACCCGCTGGAGGCGCAGAAGCACGCCGCCGTCGTCGCGACCGGCCGCAGCGACTTCCCGAACCAGATCAACAACGTGCTGGCGTTCCCGGGCGTCTTCCGCGGCCTGCTCGACGCGCACGCGCACAACATCGACGACACGATGCTGCTGGCGGCGGCCGACGCGATCGCCGACGTCGTGGACAACGGCAAGCTCAACGCGTCGTTCATCGTGCCGAGCGTGTTCGACAGCGCGGTGGCGCCCGCGGTCGCCGAGGCCGTCCGGAAGGCCGTGCGGGCCGAGCAGGGCTGA
- the modA gene encoding molybdate ABC transporter substrate-binding protein gives MKKLGFRGFGWRSPRLALAVAAVALFAGACSSSDEPSTQPGASVTAPAPKGAGNSGTGTLTVFAAASLTESFTALGKEFEAQHPGVAVKFSFAGSSGLVQQLTNGAKADVFASADQATMDKAVQGGVIDGQPTVFATNKLAIAVAPGNPKGIKSFADLNKPGLTVVTCAPQVPCGAATQKVEQSTGVTLKPKSEEQDVKQVLNKVASGDADAGLVYVTDTTSAAGKVDKVDFPEAGQAVNSYPIAAVKGGQAALAHQFEEFVLGSEGKTELAKAGFGAAQQ, from the coding sequence ATGAAGAAGCTCGGTTTTCGGGGGTTCGGGTGGCGAAGCCCCCGGCTCGCTCTCGCCGTCGCGGCCGTCGCCCTGTTCGCGGGCGCGTGCAGCAGCTCGGACGAGCCCAGCACGCAGCCCGGTGCGTCGGTCACCGCGCCTGCGCCCAAGGGGGCAGGCAACTCCGGCACCGGCACGCTCACCGTGTTCGCCGCCGCGTCCCTCACCGAGTCGTTCACCGCGCTCGGCAAGGAGTTCGAGGCCCAGCACCCCGGCGTCGCCGTGAAGTTCAGCTTCGCGGGCTCGTCCGGCCTGGTCCAGCAGCTGACCAACGGCGCGAAGGCCGACGTCTTCGCCTCGGCCGACCAGGCCACCATGGACAAGGCCGTCCAGGGCGGCGTGATCGACGGCCAGCCGACGGTGTTCGCGACCAACAAGCTCGCCATCGCCGTCGCGCCCGGCAATCCGAAGGGCATCAAGTCCTTCGCCGACCTGAACAAGCCCGGCCTGACCGTGGTCACCTGCGCACCGCAGGTGCCGTGCGGCGCGGCCACGCAGAAGGTCGAGCAGAGCACCGGCGTCACGCTCAAGCCGAAGAGCGAGGAGCAGGACGTCAAGCAGGTGCTGAACAAGGTCGCCTCCGGTGACGCCGACGCGGGCCTGGTGTACGTCACCGACACGACCTCCGCGGCGGGCAAGGTCGACAAGGTCGACTTCCCCGAGGCCGGGCAGGCGGTCAACAGCTACCCGATCGCCGCGGTCAAGGGCGGGCAGGCCGCGCTGGCGCACCAGTTCGAGGAGTTCGTCCTCGGCAGCGAAGGCAAGACCGAGCTGGCGAAGGCCGGGTTCGGCGCTGCGCAGCAGTAG
- a CDS encoding molybdenum cofactor biosynthesis protein MoaE: MKRTARVIVASNRAAKGVYEDKTGPVIVAWLADRGYDVPAPVVVEDGEPVGVALRAALADGVAVVLTTGGTGISPTDRTPDVTRAVLDHELPGVADAIRAAGLPKVPTAVLSRGVAGVAGRTLVVNLPGSTGGVKDGLGVLDGILDHAVDQLAGGDHPRTPAPASAVRVARALVTEDVLSVEEHARLVEDDAAGAVVTFAGVVRDHDGGKGVRDLTYEGHPSAGQVIAEVVEDLASRWTGVRAVAVSHRVGPLTIGDVALACAVAAEHRGQAFSACSDLVDEVKARLPVWKHQHFTDGTDEWVNSP, from the coding sequence GTGAAGCGCACCGCGCGGGTCATCGTGGCGTCCAACCGCGCCGCGAAGGGCGTCTACGAGGACAAAACGGGCCCGGTGATCGTCGCCTGGCTCGCCGATCGCGGTTATGACGTGCCCGCGCCGGTCGTCGTCGAGGACGGTGAGCCGGTGGGCGTCGCCCTGCGGGCCGCGCTGGCCGACGGGGTCGCCGTGGTGCTCACCACCGGCGGCACCGGCATCTCGCCGACCGACCGCACCCCCGACGTCACGCGCGCGGTCCTGGACCACGAGCTGCCGGGCGTCGCGGACGCGATCCGGGCGGCCGGGCTGCCGAAGGTCCCCACAGCGGTGCTCTCGCGCGGCGTGGCGGGCGTGGCTGGGCGGACCCTGGTCGTCAACCTCCCGGGCTCCACCGGCGGCGTGAAGGACGGCCTGGGGGTCCTCGACGGCATCCTCGACCACGCCGTCGACCAGCTGGCCGGCGGCGACCACCCGCGCACCCCGGCGCCGGCCTCGGCGGTCCGCGTGGCACGGGCCCTGGTGACCGAGGACGTGCTCTCGGTCGAGGAGCACGCCCGCCTGGTCGAGGACGACGCGGCGGGCGCGGTGGTGACGTTCGCGGGCGTGGTCCGCGACCACGACGGCGGCAAGGGCGTCCGCGACCTGACGTACGAGGGCCACCCGAGCGCGGGCCAGGTGATCGCCGAGGTCGTCGAGGACCTGGCGAGCCGCTGGACCGGCGTCCGGGCGGTGGCGGTCAGCCACCGCGTCGGCCCCCTGACCATCGGCGACGTCGCGCTGGCCTGCGCCGTCGCGGCCGAACACCGTGGTCAGGCGTTCTCGGCGTGCTCGGACCTCGTGGACGAGGTCAAGGCGCGCCTGCCGGTCTGGAAGCACCAGCACTTCACCGACGGCACGGACGAGTGGGTCAACTCGCCCTGA
- a CDS encoding MarR family winged helix-turn-helix transcriptional regulator yields the protein MTEKTYPVTEEELFRFAELGRAGSTFTVLRHARIAERMGLSGTDHKAFDLVIQAGEPLTAGRIAELTGLSTGAVTGVIDRLEKVGLVRRVRDREDRRKVLVEVVPGAEERFRPLFQSAFDALRETLAQFSPAERKAIERYQNVILEQLRAEVMDNSRPA from the coding sequence GTGACGGAAAAGACTTACCCGGTCACCGAAGAGGAGCTCTTCCGCTTCGCGGAATTGGGTCGCGCGGGTAGCACGTTCACCGTCCTCCGGCACGCCAGGATCGCCGAGCGGATGGGCCTGTCCGGTACCGACCACAAGGCGTTCGACCTGGTCATCCAGGCCGGAGAACCGCTGACGGCCGGCCGGATCGCCGAGCTGACCGGCCTGTCGACCGGCGCGGTCACCGGGGTCATCGACCGGCTGGAGAAGGTCGGGCTGGTCCGCCGGGTCCGCGATCGCGAGGACCGCCGCAAGGTCCTCGTCGAGGTCGTGCCCGGGGCCGAAGAGCGCTTCCGGCCGCTCTTCCAGTCGGCCTTCGACGCGCTGCGCGAGACACTCGCGCAGTTCTCCCCGGCCGAGCGAAAAGCCATCGAGCGTTATCAGAATGTCATCCTCGAACAGCTGCGCGCCGAAGTCATGGACAATTCGCGCCCCGCGTAG
- a CDS encoding sulfate/molybdate ABC transporter ATP-binding protein, with translation MSLAARIEAVRGSFHLDVDLDVPSGTVLALLGPNGSGKSTVLGCLAGLVTPSSAEITVAGRALAGVPPHRRGIGLLSQDALLFPHLSAAENVAFAPRSTGAGRRAARERAYYWLAEVDAVALADRRPGQLSGGQAQRVAIARALAAEPDLLLLDEPFAALDVDAAPAIRGLLRRVLKTGPTTVLVTHDPLDALALADHVAVLNDGRIVERGPTREVLATPRTAFTARIAGLNLVAGTAVPTGLRTASGEVVAGIPAADVVPGEPAVAVFPPNAVAVYPHDGEHRGSPRNTADGVVAALEPHGPVIRLRAEGDGWAHGLTADLTPAAVAELALEPGSAVTLSVKAATVAIHPAAAS, from the coding sequence GTGAGCCTGGCCGCCCGGATCGAGGCCGTCCGCGGCTCGTTCCACCTCGACGTGGACCTCGACGTGCCGTCCGGGACGGTCCTGGCGCTGCTGGGCCCGAACGGCTCGGGCAAGTCGACGGTGCTGGGCTGCCTCGCCGGGCTCGTCACGCCGTCGTCGGCGGAGATCACCGTGGCCGGGCGCGCGCTGGCCGGCGTGCCGCCACACCGCCGCGGGATCGGGCTGCTGTCGCAGGACGCGCTGCTCTTCCCGCACCTGTCGGCGGCGGAGAACGTCGCGTTCGCGCCGCGCTCGACCGGCGCCGGCCGCCGTGCCGCGCGGGAGCGTGCCTACTACTGGCTGGCCGAAGTGGACGCCGTCGCGCTGGCCGACCGGCGGCCGGGACAGCTCTCCGGCGGGCAGGCCCAGCGCGTCGCCATCGCCAGGGCGCTGGCCGCCGAGCCGGACCTGCTGCTGCTCGACGAGCCGTTCGCCGCGCTCGACGTCGACGCCGCCCCGGCGATCCGCGGCCTGCTGCGGCGGGTGCTCAAGACCGGCCCGACAACCGTGCTCGTCACCCACGACCCCCTGGACGCGCTCGCCCTCGCCGACCACGTCGCGGTGCTGAACGACGGCCGGATCGTCGAACGCGGCCCGACCCGCGAAGTGCTGGCCACCCCGCGGACGGCGTTCACCGCGCGGATCGCCGGGCTCAACCTCGTCGCCGGCACCGCGGTGCCGACGGGCCTGCGGACGGCGTCCGGCGAGGTGGTGGCGGGCATCCCGGCGGCCGACGTGGTGCCGGGGGAGCCCGCGGTGGCGGTGTTCCCGCCGAACGCGGTCGCCGTCTACCCGCACGACGGCGAGCACCGCGGCAGCCCGCGCAACACCGCCGACGGCGTCGTCGCGGCCCTGGAACCGCACGGGCCGGTGATCCGCCTGCGAGCCGAGGGCGACGGCTGGGCGCACGGCCTGACCGCCGACCTCACCCCGGCCGCCGTGGCCGAGCTCGCCCTGGAGCCCGGCTCGGCGGTGACGCTGTCGGTGAAGGCCGCGACCGTGGCGATCCACCCGGCCGCGGCCTCCTGA
- a CDS encoding ABC transporter permease, with protein sequence MLAVPATLALALVVLPVVGLLVRTDLTRLPGLIGTPSSWHALRLSLVTAALSTLACVLLGVPLAVVLARARFRGVRLLRSIVLLPLVLPPVVGGLALLYLLGRKGFLGILITTLTGESVPFTTTAVVIAQTFVAMPFLVVSLEGALRGAGDRYEQVAATLGARPWTVFRRVTLPLLLPALGSGVVLSFARALGEFGATITFAGSLEDVTRTLPLEVYTQAEVDVDSAVALALLLIVVAIVVIAVARPRSWEGGLR encoded by the coding sequence GTGCTCGCCGTCCCCGCGACGCTCGCGCTGGCCCTGGTGGTCCTGCCGGTCGTCGGGCTGCTGGTGCGCACCGACCTCACGCGGCTGCCGGGCCTGATCGGCACGCCGTCGTCGTGGCACGCGCTGCGCCTGTCGCTCGTCACCGCGGCGCTGTCCACGCTGGCCTGCGTGCTGCTCGGCGTGCCGCTGGCCGTCGTGCTCGCGCGGGCCCGGTTCCGCGGGGTGCGGCTCCTGCGGTCGATCGTGCTGCTCCCGCTCGTGCTGCCGCCGGTCGTCGGCGGCCTCGCGCTGCTCTACCTCCTCGGCCGCAAGGGCTTCCTCGGCATCCTGATCACCACCCTGACCGGCGAATCGGTGCCGTTCACCACGACGGCGGTCGTGATCGCGCAGACGTTCGTCGCGATGCCGTTCCTCGTGGTCAGCCTCGAAGGCGCGCTGCGCGGCGCCGGCGACCGCTACGAGCAGGTCGCCGCGACACTCGGCGCGCGCCCCTGGACGGTCTTCCGGCGCGTCACGCTGCCGCTGCTGCTGCCCGCGCTCGGCTCCGGCGTCGTCCTCAGCTTCGCCCGCGCGCTCGGCGAGTTCGGCGCGACGATCACCTTCGCCGGCAGCCTCGAAGACGTCACCCGCACCCTGCCGCTCGAGGTCTACACGCAGGCCGAAGTGGACGTCGACAGCGCGGTGGCGCTCGCGTTGCTGCTGATCGTCGTCGCGATCGTCGTCATCGCCGTCGCCCGGCCGCGGTCGTGGGAAGGCGGCCTGCGGTGA
- a CDS encoding transglycosylase family protein, with the protein MSYRGKHRKMSAATRTVARVAIAGIAVGAPLAIAATPASATNWDAIAQCESGGNWNTNTGNGYYGGLQFTQSTWKAYGGTGSPQGASREQQIAVAERVLQGQGIGAWPVCGKKGGGSSAPKATHKTTTAPKKSTTAPKKDTAPKQAAAPAPAVTGVSSSNPAGDYTVVAGDTLSKIAQKFNVQGGYQKLQELNAKYIPNADLILVGQKIATK; encoded by the coding sequence ATGTCTTACCGAGGCAAGCACCGCAAGATGTCCGCTGCCACCCGCACCGTCGCTCGCGTCGCCATCGCGGGCATCGCGGTCGGCGCTCCCCTCGCGATCGCCGCGACCCCCGCGTCGGCGACCAACTGGGACGCGATCGCGCAGTGCGAGAGCGGCGGCAACTGGAACACCAACACCGGCAACGGCTACTACGGCGGCCTGCAGTTCACGCAGAGCACCTGGAAGGCCTACGGCGGCACCGGCAGCCCGCAGGGCGCGTCCCGCGAGCAGCAGATCGCCGTGGCCGAGCGCGTCCTGCAGGGTCAGGGCATCGGCGCGTGGCCGGTCTGTGGCAAGAAGGGCGGCGGCTCGTCGGCCCCGAAGGCCACGCACAAGACCACGACCGCGCCCAAGAAGTCGACCACGGCGCCGAAGAAGGACACCGCCCCCAAGCAGGCGGCGGCTCCGGCCCCCGCGGTGACCGGCGTGAGCAGCTCCAACCCGGCCGGTGACTACACCGTCGTGGCGGGCGACACGCTGTCGAAGATCGCCCAGAAGTTCAACGTCCAGGGCGGCTACCAGAAGCTGCAGGAGCTGAACGCGAAGTACATCCCGAACGCGGACCTGATCCTCGTCGGCCAGAAGATCGCCACCAAGTGA
- a CDS encoding MoaD/ThiS family protein yields the protein MATLTIVVRYFASARAAAGAEEEKVQLPSGATVADAVAELRRLHPEGLPRVLDAASYLLDGVAVRNLTRPLTDGAELDVLPPFAGG from the coding sequence ATGGCAACGCTGACCATCGTGGTGCGGTACTTCGCGTCGGCCCGAGCCGCGGCGGGCGCGGAGGAGGAGAAGGTCCAGCTGCCATCGGGCGCGACGGTCGCAGACGCGGTGGCCGAGCTGCGCCGGCTGCACCCCGAGGGCCTGCCGCGCGTCCTCGACGCGGCCAGCTACCTGCTCGACGGTGTGGCGGTCCGCAACCTCACGCGCCCGCTGACGGATGGCGCGGAGCTGGACGTGCTGCCGCCCTTCGCCGGCGGCTGA
- the moaC gene encoding cyclic pyranopterin monophosphate synthase MoaC, with translation MSELSHVDETGAARMVDVSGKTATARTALAAGTVRTTAEVLRLLAADGLPKGDALATARIAGIMAAKRVPELIPLCHQIALSGVKVEFTLGETEIGIRATAKTTDVTGVEMEALTAVAVAGLTLHDMIKAVDPAATLDEVRLLRKDGGKTGTWERP, from the coding sequence GTGAGTGAACTCAGCCACGTCGACGAGACCGGTGCCGCCCGGATGGTCGATGTCTCCGGCAAGACCGCCACCGCCCGCACCGCCCTCGCGGCCGGCACCGTCCGCACCACTGCCGAGGTGCTGCGGCTCCTCGCCGCCGATGGCCTGCCCAAGGGGGATGCCCTCGCCACCGCCCGGATCGCCGGGATCATGGCCGCCAAGCGCGTGCCCGAGCTGATCCCGCTGTGCCACCAGATCGCGCTGTCCGGGGTCAAGGTCGAATTCACCCTGGGCGAGACCGAGATCGGCATCCGCGCGACCGCTAAGACCACCGACGTCACCGGTGTCGAGATGGAGGCGCTCACCGCCGTCGCCGTGGCCGGGCTGACCCTGCACGACATGATCAAGGCCGTCGATCCGGCGGCGACACTCGACGAGGTCCGCCTGCTCCGCAAGGACGGCGGCAAGACCGGAACCTGGGAGCGGCCGTGA
- the moaA gene encoding GTP 3',8-cyclase MoaA: MPRPENPHLIDTFGRVATDLRVSLTDRCNLRCTYCMPAEGLDWMPGEQVLTDDELVRLMRIAVEMLGVTDIRLTGGEPLLRPGLEDLVARITALTPRPRLSMTTNGIGLAKRAAGLAAAGLARINVSLDTVDPGTFVKITRRDRLSHVLAGLAAARDAGMSPVKVNAVLIRGLNETDAVPLLKFCLDEGYHLRFIEQMPLDAQHGWNRGEMITAAEILEMLGESFTLTPFPAARGGAPAERWLVDGGPGDVGVIASVTRPFCAACERTRLTADGAVRSCLFSNDETDLRSLARAGARDEEIADAWRATMWGKLAGHEINDAGFAQPIRPMSAIGG; this comes from the coding sequence GTGCCCCGGCCCGAGAACCCGCACCTCATCGACACCTTCGGCCGGGTCGCCACCGATCTGCGGGTTTCCCTCACGGACCGGTGCAACCTGCGCTGCACGTACTGCATGCCCGCGGAGGGCCTCGACTGGATGCCGGGCGAGCAGGTGCTGACCGACGACGAGCTGGTCCGGCTGATGCGGATCGCCGTCGAGATGCTCGGTGTCACCGACATCCGGCTCACCGGCGGGGAACCGCTGCTGCGCCCGGGTCTCGAGGACCTCGTCGCGCGGATCACGGCGTTGACACCGCGGCCCCGGCTGTCCATGACCACCAACGGGATCGGCCTCGCCAAGCGCGCGGCCGGGCTGGCGGCGGCGGGCCTGGCCCGGATCAACGTCTCGCTCGACACGGTCGACCCCGGGACGTTCGTCAAGATCACCCGCCGCGACCGGCTTTCGCACGTGCTGGCGGGCCTGGCGGCGGCGCGCGACGCGGGCATGTCGCCGGTGAAGGTCAACGCCGTGCTGATCCGCGGGCTCAACGAGACCGATGCCGTGCCACTGCTGAAGTTCTGCCTCGACGAGGGCTACCACCTGCGGTTCATCGAGCAGATGCCGCTGGACGCCCAGCACGGCTGGAACCGCGGCGAGATGATCACGGCGGCGGAGATCCTGGAGATGCTGGGCGAGTCGTTCACGCTGACGCCGTTCCCGGCGGCGCGGGGCGGGGCACCGGCGGAGCGCTGGCTGGTCGACGGCGGCCCGGGAGACGTGGGCGTGATCGCGTCGGTGACGCGCCCGTTCTGCGCGGCGTGCGAGCGCACCCGGCTGACGGCGGACGGCGCGGTGCGTTCCTGCCTGTTCAGCAACGACGAGACGGACCTGCGCTCCCTCGCGCGCGCGGGCGCGCGCGATGAAGAGATTGCCGACGCCTGGCGCGCGACGATGTGGGGCAAGCTCGCGGGACACGAGATCAACGACGCCGGGTTCGCACAGCCGATCCGGCCGATGAGCGCGATCGGCGGTTGA
- a CDS encoding TOBE domain-containing protein — protein sequence MPQFRLSEAARLLGVSDDTVRRWVRAGQLTATDDAAGRKVVDGAQLAGFARAQATGPDDPSTVGRSARNRFVGLVTEVIADKVMAQVELQCGAHRVVSLMSTEAVRELGLRPGVLAVAVVKATTVVVETPEGSR from the coding sequence ATGCCGCAATTTCGGTTGTCCGAGGCCGCGCGCCTGCTCGGCGTCAGCGACGACACGGTCCGGAGGTGGGTGCGCGCGGGGCAGCTGACCGCGACCGACGACGCCGCCGGCCGCAAGGTCGTCGACGGTGCCCAGCTGGCGGGGTTCGCCAGGGCGCAGGCCACCGGCCCCGACGACCCGTCGACGGTGGGGCGCTCGGCTCGCAACAGGTTCGTCGGCCTGGTCACCGAGGTCATCGCCGACAAGGTGATGGCGCAGGTGGAACTGCAGTGCGGGGCACACCGCGTGGTGTCCCTGATGAGTACGGAAGCCGTCCGCGAGCTGGGGCTGCGCCCGGGGGTGCTCGCGGTCGCGGTGGTCAAGGCGACCACTGTCGTGGTGGAAACACCGGAAGGAAGTCGATGA